One region of Azoarcus sp. CIB genomic DNA includes:
- the tldD gene encoding metalloprotease TldD, whose protein sequence is MSRAQNPLKVADRYLLTPYELGEAELEKVFRKLMRHRLDYADLYFQYHRSEGWSLEEGIVKSGSFNIEQGVGVRAISGEKTAFAYSDDISLPALTAAAEATRAIAEAGGRRSVAIAPHAGKSRLYRGEDPLASLDDTAKVKLLERLEGFARGEDPRVAQVMAHIAGSWEVVLVARSDGHMAADVRPLVRVSVTVIMEDKGHREQGSAGGGGRFDYSYFDDDRLQEYARAAVHQARTNLAAGPAPAGTMSVVLGPGWPGILLHEAIGHGLEGDFNRKGSSAFSGRMGQQVAAKGVTVVDDGTLPDRRGSLTIDDEGNPTERTVLIEDGILTGYMQDTMNARLMGVKPTGNGRRESFAHLPLPRMTNTYMLNGDKAPEEIIKSVKKGLYAVNFGGGQVDITSGKFVFSTAEAYLIENGKVTRPVKGATLIGNGPDVLTRVSMIGNDMALDPGVGTCGKDGQSVPVGVGQPTLRLDGLTVGGTV, encoded by the coding sequence ATGAGCCGAGCACAGAACCCCCTCAAGGTCGCCGACCGCTACCTCCTTACCCCCTACGAACTCGGCGAGGCGGAACTCGAGAAGGTGTTCCGCAAGCTGATGCGCCATCGCCTAGACTACGCCGACCTGTACTTCCAGTACCACCGCTCGGAAGGCTGGAGCCTCGAGGAAGGCATCGTCAAGTCGGGCAGCTTCAACATCGAGCAGGGCGTCGGCGTGCGCGCGATCAGCGGCGAGAAGACCGCCTTCGCCTACTCCGACGACATCTCGCTGCCCGCCCTCACCGCGGCCGCCGAAGCGACGCGCGCGATCGCCGAGGCCGGCGGCCGGCGCAGCGTCGCGATCGCCCCGCATGCCGGAAAGTCGCGCCTGTACCGCGGCGAAGACCCGCTCGCCTCGCTCGACGACACGGCCAAGGTGAAGCTCCTCGAGCGCCTCGAAGGCTTCGCGCGCGGCGAAGATCCGCGCGTCGCGCAGGTCATGGCGCACATTGCCGGCTCCTGGGAAGTCGTGCTCGTCGCGCGCAGCGACGGCCACATGGCGGCCGATGTGCGTCCGCTGGTGCGCGTGTCGGTCACCGTGATCATGGAGGACAAGGGCCACCGCGAGCAGGGCAGCGCCGGCGGCGGCGGGCGCTTCGATTACAGCTACTTCGACGACGATCGTCTACAGGAATACGCGCGCGCGGCGGTGCATCAGGCGCGCACCAACCTCGCGGCCGGTCCCGCGCCGGCTGGCACTATGAGCGTCGTGCTCGGCCCCGGTTGGCCCGGCATCCTGCTGCACGAGGCGATCGGCCACGGCCTCGAGGGCGACTTCAACCGCAAGGGCAGCTCGGCCTTCTCCGGACGCATGGGCCAGCAGGTCGCGGCGAAGGGCGTCACGGTCGTCGACGACGGCACGCTGCCCGACCGGCGCGGTTCGCTGACGATCGACGACGAGGGCAATCCGACCGAGCGCACCGTGCTGATCGAGGACGGTATCCTCACCGGCTACATGCAGGACACGATGAACGCCCGCCTCATGGGGGTGAAGCCCACCGGCAACGGCCGGCGCGAATCCTTCGCCCACCTGCCGCTGCCGCGCATGACCAACACCTACATGTTGAACGGCGACAAGGCCCCCGAAGAGATCATCAAGTCGGTGAAGAAAGGCCTGTACGCCGTGAACTTCGGTGGCGGCCAGGTCGACATCACCTCCGGCAAGTTCGTGTTCTCGACCGCCGAGGCCTACCTCATCGAAAACGGCAAGGTCACCCGCCCGGTGAAGGGCGCGACGCTGATCGGCAACGGCCCGGATGTGCTCACGCGCGTGTCGATGATCGGCAACGACATGGCGCTCGATCCCGGTGTCGGCACCTGCGGCAAGGACGGCCAGAGCGTCCCGGTAGGCGTCGGCCAGCCCACGCTGCGCCTCGACGGGCTGACCGTCGGCGGCACCGTCTGA
- a CDS encoding YhdP family protein produces MNAPHAHLPDVRSMVSTARRGRLWRVLSVVLLVAWFIAGAGYLFVREVLVPRVGEFREEVAGAISAAAGLPVSIEGLAADLSGLRPRLHLAGFELKDNAGRPALRLESIDATLSWSSLLRVEPHFHRIELTGPVLAMRREVDGAIYIAGVRIDPEETAGGTLADWLFAQREIVVRDASLGWTDALRGAPELNLAGVQFRLLRSGPRYQFALQAHAPAELAPMVEVRGDMASRTPADPSSWLGQVYLAADDASLGGWRTWIDYPVALAGEGGVRAWVGLGDGGINALAVDLALDDVHTRLGDDLPVLELAGVRGRLSGRRTPDGMEFSARGLELATVDGLAIAPTDLDLVLHGTGDGTPDGGKFTSGRLDFRVLSNLATHLPFDQVVRQRLGAFAPQGTLDDLRLEWRGPPERLETWKIHARFDGIALNPQGALPGLAGMSGELEGDERNGRFRIAGQNAALELPAVFPESHIGFSSLRADGRWTQSAGRLEIALDSANFENPDATGTASGRYWPAAEGAGEIDLNARLTRAESSAVWRYLPHVVNDETRTWLRHGIVGGRVPDARLRLKGKLDDFPFRDRKSGEFLVTTRVFGARLDYAEGWPSITNIDGEVRFDGPGMRITADRARIFGVALANVVADVPDLDAPGGEIMSIHGRAAGPTADFLRFVSESPVSRRIDGFTDAMRAEGTGALDLKLVLPLRHIDTSTVKGEYRFAANRLTVVDGLPPLTEAAGVVRFTENVLEIPEARARLYGEPLQLAAHTAKDGGVLFDARGAFKVQAVREAHDWPGLDHLSGGTEWQANIDVRSQGTRVVVDSALAGVASSLPEPLNKSATAAWPLRVTLDFPANGKSESLSVALEGRGDLLLERRREGDAWGATRGGVGVHAGIPAGESGFAIAAKLDELDIDAWRKVLDAATAGERKDAQAGGSIAVAGVDLRAKRLTGFGQELGDAHITARADDGGWKGRIDSREAEGDFDWRDGGDGTLRARLKRLVLAGNHDAAEDAPDALESVAEAEEPPRRLPALDVVVDRFSLRGIEFGRLELQARNRGGMWHLDSVSLANPDGKLGGSGLWRPGTRPQTDLDFRLEARDIGQLASRLGYGEVVRGGKAVLAGKIAWRGAPTRIHYPSLTGTMMVEAEDGQFRKLNPGMGRLLGVLSLQSLPRRLTLDFRDVFSEGFAFDSISGSIKAASGQLRTDDLQIRGPSARVRMSGSVDLEDETQDLRVRVQPTLAESVALGAAAGLINPVAGVVAYVAQKALSDPIERMFAFSYSITGNWADPKVEKLSAANSATADSSKQE; encoded by the coding sequence ATGAACGCTCCCCACGCCCACCTTCCTGACGTCCGTTCCATGGTGTCGACCGCGCGTCGCGGTCGCCTGTGGCGCGTGCTGTCGGTCGTGCTGCTGGTGGCGTGGTTCATTGCGGGGGCGGGTTATTTGTTCGTGCGCGAGGTGCTGGTGCCCCGCGTGGGCGAGTTTCGCGAGGAAGTGGCCGGTGCGATTTCGGCCGCGGCCGGGCTGCCGGTGTCGATCGAGGGCCTGGCTGCAGACCTGTCGGGTCTGCGGCCGCGCCTGCACCTCGCCGGATTCGAACTCAAGGACAACGCCGGGCGTCCCGCGCTGCGCCTGGAGAGCATCGACGCGACCCTGTCGTGGTCTTCGCTGCTGCGCGTCGAGCCGCACTTCCATCGTATCGAGCTGACTGGTCCCGTGCTCGCCATGCGGCGCGAGGTCGATGGCGCGATCTATATCGCCGGCGTGCGCATCGACCCGGAGGAGACCGCCGGCGGGACGCTGGCGGACTGGTTGTTCGCCCAGCGCGAGATCGTCGTGCGCGATGCAAGCCTGGGCTGGACCGACGCGCTGCGCGGCGCCCCCGAGCTGAACCTCGCGGGGGTGCAGTTCCGCCTGCTGCGCAGCGGCCCGCGTTACCAGTTCGCGCTGCAGGCGCACGCGCCGGCCGAGCTCGCGCCGATGGTCGAGGTGCGCGGCGACATGGCGAGCCGCACGCCGGCCGATCCCTCGTCCTGGCTGGGGCAGGTGTATCTCGCGGCGGACGACGCGAGCCTGGGCGGCTGGCGCACGTGGATCGATTACCCGGTGGCGCTGGCAGGTGAGGGCGGGGTGCGCGCGTGGGTCGGACTCGGGGACGGGGGCATCAATGCGCTGGCGGTCGATCTCGCGCTCGACGATGTGCATACGCGCCTCGGCGACGACCTGCCGGTGCTCGAACTTGCGGGCGTGCGCGGGCGCCTTTCGGGGCGGCGCACGCCGGATGGCATGGAGTTCTCGGCGCGCGGGCTGGAGCTCGCGACCGTCGATGGCCTCGCGATCGCGCCCACGGATCTGGACCTGGTGCTGCACGGGACCGGCGACGGCACGCCGGATGGCGGGAAGTTCACCAGCGGGCGCCTCGATTTCCGCGTGCTCAGCAATCTGGCGACGCACCTGCCGTTCGATCAGGTCGTGCGTCAGCGCCTCGGTGCGTTCGCGCCGCAGGGCACGCTCGACGACCTGCGTCTCGAGTGGCGCGGACCGCCCGAGCGGCTCGAGACGTGGAAGATCCACGCCCGTTTCGACGGCATCGCGCTCAATCCGCAAGGGGCTCTTCCGGGCCTCGCCGGCATGTCGGGGGAGCTCGAGGGCGACGAGCGCAACGGACGCTTCCGCATTGCCGGCCAGAACGCCGCGCTGGAGTTGCCGGCGGTGTTCCCCGAGTCGCACATCGGGTTTTCGAGCCTGCGCGCGGACGGACGCTGGACGCAATCCGCCGGGCGGCTCGAGATCGCGCTCGACAGCGCGAACTTCGAGAATCCCGATGCGACCGGCACGGCTTCCGGGCGCTATTGGCCCGCAGCGGAGGGGGCCGGCGAGATCGACCTGAACGCCCGCCTCACGCGTGCCGAGAGCAGCGCGGTGTGGCGTTACCTGCCGCACGTTGTGAATGACGAGACGCGGACCTGGCTGCGGCACGGCATCGTCGGCGGGCGGGTGCCGGATGCGCGCCTGCGCCTGAAGGGCAAGCTCGACGATTTCCCGTTCCGCGACCGCAAATCGGGCGAGTTCCTCGTGACCACGCGCGTATTCGGCGCGCGGCTGGACTACGCGGAAGGGTGGCCGTCGATCACCAACATCGATGGCGAGGTGCGTTTCGACGGGCCGGGCATGCGCATCACCGCCGACCGTGCGCGCATCTTCGGCGTCGCGCTCGCGAACGTCGTCGCCGATGTGCCCGACCTCGACGCGCCGGGCGGCGAGATCATGAGCATTCATGGTCGTGCGGCCGGGCCGACGGCCGATTTTCTGCGTTTCGTCTCCGAGAGCCCGGTGTCGCGGCGCATCGACGGATTCACCGATGCGATGCGTGCCGAAGGCACGGGCGCGCTCGACCTGAAGCTGGTGCTGCCGCTGCGTCACATCGATACCAGCACGGTAAAGGGCGAATACCGTTTCGCGGCCAATCGCCTTACCGTGGTCGACGGTCTGCCGCCCTTGACCGAGGCGGCAGGGGTGGTGCGCTTCACCGAGAACGTTCTGGAAATCCCCGAGGCGCGCGCACGCCTGTACGGCGAACCGCTGCAGCTCGCGGCGCACACTGCGAAAGACGGGGGCGTGCTCTTCGATGCCCGCGGCGCGTTCAAGGTCCAGGCCGTGCGCGAGGCGCACGATTGGCCCGGACTCGATCACCTCTCCGGTGGCACCGAGTGGCAGGCCAACATCGACGTGCGCTCGCAGGGCACGCGCGTGGTGGTCGATTCCGCCTTGGCCGGCGTCGCATCCAGCTTGCCCGAGCCGCTGAACAAGAGCGCCACCGCCGCGTGGCCGCTGCGCGTGACGCTGGACTTCCCGGCGAACGGCAAATCCGAGAGCCTGAGCGTCGCGCTGGAGGGGCGCGGCGATCTGCTGCTGGAGCGCCGTCGCGAAGGCGACGCGTGGGGCGCGACGCGCGGCGGGGTCGGCGTGCACGCCGGAATTCCTGCAGGGGAGTCGGGTTTCGCGATCGCGGCGAAGCTCGACGAACTCGACATCGATGCCTGGCGCAAGGTGCTCGATGCGGCCACTGCGGGCGAGCGCAAGGACGCGCAGGCGGGGGGCTCGATTGCTGTCGCCGGGGTGGACCTGCGGGCGAAGCGTCTGACCGGCTTCGGCCAGGAACTCGGCGACGCACACATCACCGCCCGTGCCGACGACGGCGGCTGGAAGGGGCGTATCGACAGCCGTGAGGCCGAGGGGGACTTCGACTGGCGGGATGGCGGCGACGGCACCTTGCGCGCACGTCTGAAGCGCCTCGTCCTGGCCGGGAATCATGATGCGGCCGAGGACGCTCCCGACGCGCTCGAGAGCGTAGCGGAAGCCGAGGAACCGCCACGCCGCCTGCCGGCCCTCGACGTCGTCGTCGACCGCTTCTCGCTGCGCGGCATCGAATTCGGCCGTCTCGAGCTGCAGGCGCGCAACCGCGGCGGCATGTGGCACCTCGATTCCGTGTCCCTTGCGAATCCGGACGGCAAACTGGGCGGTTCCGGCCTGTGGCGCCCCGGCACGCGGCCGCAGACGGACCTCGACTTCCGCCTCGAGGCGCGCGACATCGGTCAGCTCGCGAGCCGGCTCGGCTATGGCGAGGTTGTGCGTGGCGGCAAGGCGGTGCTGGCGGGCAAGATCGCCTGGCGCGGCGCCCCGACGCGCATCCACTATCCCTCGCTGACCGGTACGATGATGGTCGAGGCCGAGGACGGGCAGTTCCGCAAGCTCAACCCCGGCATGGGGCGCCTGCTCGGCGTGCTCAGCCTGCAATCCCTGCCGCGGCGCCTCACGCTCGACTTCCGCGACGTGTTCAGCGAAGGATTCGCCTTCGACAGCATTTCCGGTAGCATCAAGGCGGCTTCGGGGCAGTTGCGCACCGACGATCTGCAGATCCGCGGCCCCTCGGCACGGGTGCGGATGAGCGGCTCCGTAGACCTCGAGGACGAGACGCAGGACCTGCGCGTCAGGGTGCAGCCGACGCTGGCCGAATCGGTCGCGCTGGGCGCGGCCGCCGGACTCATCAATCCGGTCGCGGGCGTGGTCGCCTACGTCGCACAGAAGGCGTTGAGCGATCCGATCGAGAGGATGTTCGCGTTCAGTTATTCGATCACCGGCAACTGGGCCGACCCGAAAGTCGAGAAACTTTCCGCCGCGAACTCCGCCACGGCGGACTCATCGAAGCAGGAGTGA
- a CDS encoding carbon-nitrogen hydrolase family protein, producing the protein MSSLNRSAPSAAPVPPVRIAAIQTVSGPDVGDNLRVAGELIAEAAAAGAKLVALPEYFPLITADETMKVAIREADGSGPIQDFMRNAAARHGVWLVGGTIPLVADADAKVRNSTLVFDDRGERVARYDKIHLFGFQKGAERYDEAATIEAGREVVTFDAPCGRVGLSVCYDLRFPELFRAMGAVDLIILPAAFTFTTGRDHWEVLLRARAIENQCYVMAPAQGGRHPSGRVTWGHTLIADPWGEVLACRDEGPGVVWADLDPARIAAVRESLPALRHRCLGMASA; encoded by the coding sequence GTGAGCAGCTTGAACCGTTCCGCCCCGTCCGCAGCCCCCGTGCCTCCCGTGCGTATTGCCGCGATCCAGACCGTTTCCGGCCCCGACGTCGGCGACAACCTGCGCGTCGCCGGCGAGCTGATCGCCGAGGCTGCGGCTGCGGGGGCGAAGCTCGTCGCGCTGCCCGAGTATTTCCCGCTCATCACTGCCGACGAGACCATGAAGGTGGCGATCCGCGAAGCCGACGGCAGCGGTCCGATCCAGGACTTCATGCGCAACGCTGCGGCGCGCCACGGCGTGTGGCTCGTCGGCGGCACGATTCCGCTGGTCGCAGACGCCGACGCCAAGGTGCGCAATTCCACGCTGGTGTTCGACGACCGTGGCGAGCGCGTCGCGCGCTACGACAAGATCCACCTGTTCGGCTTTCAGAAGGGCGCCGAGCGCTACGACGAGGCCGCGACGATCGAGGCGGGCAGGGAGGTCGTGACCTTCGACGCCCCCTGCGGCCGTGTCGGACTGTCGGTGTGCTACGACCTGCGCTTCCCCGAGCTCTTCCGTGCGATGGGTGCGGTCGACCTCATCATCCTGCCCGCGGCCTTCACCTTCACGACCGGCCGCGACCACTGGGAGGTGCTGCTGCGCGCCCGCGCGATCGAGAACCAGTGCTACGTGATGGCGCCGGCCCAGGGCGGGCGCCATCCGAGCGGCCGCGTCACCTGGGGCCACACGCTGATCGCCGACCCGTGGGGCGAAGTCCTCGCATGCCGCGACGAAGGGCCGGGTGTCGTGTGGGCGGATCTCGATCCCGCGCGCATCGCGGCCGTGCGCGAGAGCCTGCCGGCGCTGCGCCACCGCTGCCTCGGCATGGCGAGCGCCTGA
- a CDS encoding BON domain-containing protein: MITRKNIVSLLTTSAIAFGIGTPARADSLVAVAQATAAVARDEHDHNLQREIKTAIGADPELRAAHIAVSAHAGRVTLAGVVVNEEQRARAQRTALNVRGVRLVENALELAER; this comes from the coding sequence GTGATCACCCGCAAAAACATCGTTTCCTTACTCACCACCAGCGCAATCGCATTCGGTATCGGCACACCGGCACGGGCGGACAGCCTCGTGGCGGTGGCTCAGGCTACGGCCGCCGTGGCGCGCGACGAACACGATCACAACCTCCAGCGGGAGATCAAGACGGCGATCGGCGCAGACCCCGAGCTGCGCGCCGCGCACATCGCGGTGTCGGCGCATGCGGGGCGCGTGACGCTGGCCGGCGTCGTCGTCAACGAGGAACAGCGCGCCCGCGCCCAGCGTACCGCGCTGAACGTGCGCGGCGTGCGTCTGGTCGAGAACGCGCTGGAACTGGCGGAACGCTGA